One Hydrogenophaga crassostreae genomic region harbors:
- the fabI gene encoding enoyl-ACP reductase FabI, with translation MPSETAVVQQPNPFASLAGKRGLVVGVANEHSIAYGCARAIHQLGGALALTYLNDRAKPYVAPLADELGAEIFMPLDVEQPGQLEAVFERITQQWGKLDFVLHAIAYAPKDDLHGRVVDCSAEGFARAMNVSCHSFIRMAHLAEPLMTDGGAMVTMSYYGAQKVIGSYGMMGPVKAALESTVRYLAIELGPKRIRVHAVSPGPIKTRAASGIDHFDALLEQAAQRAPEHQLVSIDEVGAVTAMLLTDAARGMTGNIAFVDAGYHIVG, from the coding sequence ATGCCGTCTGAAACCGCCGTTGTCCAGCAGCCGAATCCGTTTGCCAGCCTGGCCGGAAAAAGGGGGCTGGTGGTGGGTGTGGCCAACGAGCACAGCATCGCCTACGGCTGCGCGCGGGCCATTCACCAACTGGGCGGTGCGCTCGCGCTGACCTACCTCAACGACCGCGCAAAACCCTATGTCGCGCCATTGGCCGACGAGTTGGGCGCCGAGATCTTCATGCCGCTCGATGTCGAGCAACCGGGTCAGCTCGAGGCTGTTTTCGAGCGCATCACCCAGCAATGGGGCAAGCTCGACTTTGTGCTGCACGCCATTGCCTACGCGCCCAAAGACGACCTGCACGGCCGTGTTGTGGATTGCAGCGCAGAAGGTTTCGCGCGCGCCATGAACGTCTCCTGCCATTCGTTCATCCGCATGGCGCACCTGGCCGAGCCCCTGATGACCGATGGCGGCGCCATGGTCACCATGAGCTACTACGGTGCCCAGAAAGTCATTGGCAGCTACGGCATGATGGGCCCGGTCAAGGCGGCGCTCGAATCCACGGTGCGCTATTTGGCCATCGAGCTGGGGCCCAAGCGCATTCGCGTGCATGCGGTGTCCCCGGGCCCGATCAAGACCCGCGCCGCATCGGGCATTGACCATTTCGATGCCCTGCTGGAGCAGGCGGCGCAACGCGCGCCGGAACACCAGTTGGTGAGCATCGACGAGGTCGGCGCGGTCACCGCCATGCTGCTCACCGACGCCGCCCGCGGCATGACGGGCAACATCGCCTTCGTCGACGCCGGCTACCACATCGTGGGCTGA